The Anaerolineales bacterium DNA window GGGAACGTTGCCACCGAATGGGCCAACCAGGGCGTAGGTAAATCGACCATTTCCTCCAAATACATTGCAGGTGACCATCTGGCCGGGGCGGTAAGGACCGTCGCAATCCACCATGAGGATGCCGGTCTTCCCCCCGCCGAGATCCGGCAGGCGGATGAAATAATCCTCGATTTCGCCGGCGCTGAACTCACCGGTGCCGTCCCAATCCGGGGGCACCATCTCCTTGGTGAGCGCGATACGCATGAACGCGCCATCGGGCAGGGTATTGCCGTTAGAGAAGGCGAAAGGCTGTGTTGTGTACGGCGTGGTCACGCCTGGGGCGACCTGAACGATCTCGTTCTGGACCGCCCACTCCATTTCGCCATTTATCCCGCGCCCGCCCCACTCGCCGTCCAGGTTGAGATCGATCACTGCGTTCAACCAGTACGTCCCGCCCGAGCTGCCTTGCGGACCGTTCACAAGCACGGTGAGTGTCGTTGGCGGTGGGATGGCGGTAAGCGTGATGAAGAAGTCGATCAACCCATCGTCCGGATCGGTGTTGGTCAAGTTGGGTACGCCGTCCGGATCGTTGGGATCATCAGCATCTTCCTCGGCGCTTATGCCGGGGCCGAGTGTGGCTTCTCCCGTGTCTAGCGTCCGAGCGCCATTCGAAGCAAAGGTTGTGGGAAAACTGCCGGTCTGCGCGAAACCGGCCGGATAACCGGTTGGGCCGCCCTCGGGAGCATCGCCATAGTCTCCTGTCGGAGCTCGGCCGGACGGAGGCCCACTACCACCACCTCTGCTCGACGGTGAATTGCAGCCGGAAACCAGCAATACCATTGCGATGCATAGGAAACAGAACTTCTTGAGCTGATGAACGGTCATTTCCCACTCCTTTAGCAGATTCTCCCCCTGCTTTCCAATGACGCACATTTGATTTCCATCGATCGAAGCGTTTGAAATTGGAACCGGATCTCTATTAGAACACCAGTGCATTTGACGAGGCTGCCTGGAGGGGACGCACTGGTGGCGAATAAATAAGATGCTCCTTCTCCCGTCAATTGTGGAGAAGAACTGCCACGTAATTATCGCATAATCCGGTTGCTGAGCAACTCGGTCCGTCAGTCTGATTAGCATCTCAGCCTCCCCCACGAAAAGCCTCAGTGTAATCAGTTCGCTCAGTGCCTCAGCGGTTCAGGTCCACTTACAACCAGAATTAAAGTTCCTTCTTCAAGTAATAGCGCGCCACGTTCCCGGGATAATCGTCGATCAATCCGAAAACGGAGAAGCCGTGTTTCCTGTAGAATTCAATCGCCTGAAAGCTGAACGTGTCCAGATGGATGAACGTGCACCCGAGTTCTCTGGCGTGCGACTCCACCCTGTGCAGCAACTCAGATCCAATTCCCTGATTGCGCAACTCCTTATCGATCCACAAGAGTTCCACTGCCATGCAACGCAGGTAGATCTTGGTCAAGATTCCGGCAACCACCTGATCCTGCCCGTCTTTCAGGACGATGCGATAAGGTTCGTAGGGAGGATACTCCAGCATCGGACCGCTGGTCTTGTTGTATTCGATGATTCCTTGCCACAACAAATCGACTTCTTCCTGAGAAGCCCCCTCGTGAAACGAGTACGATCGATCCAGTTTCATGACGACCACCTCTGTCGAGAAAGGTTTGGTATTAGAATTACTGCGTCACAGCGCACTGCGCTATGCTGCCGATAGTATTTACAATCGTTCACAGGTGTATATCATAAATTCGCCGGATTCGAAGAGAATTGGTGACTTTCGCCCATACTTGGATTTCGCGGCTGTGCTATACTCCAGCCGATACCAACGCCGGAAACGGAGAATGTACGATGAATAATTTCCTTGCTATTTCGGATTGCACGAGTGAAGAGCTTAAACGGCTGCTCGACCTCGCCGTCCGCTTGAAGAAGGAGCGACGCGACGGAGGAAACAAGCCTGTGTTGGCCGGCAAGAACCTGGCCATGGTTTTCCAGAAACCAAGCCTGCGCACGCGTGTCTCCTTCGAAATGGGCATGCGCCATCTCGGCGGCGATGCACTCTACCTCTCACCCGATGAGATCGGCCTGGGAAAACGTGAGGCGATCCGCGACGTCAGTCGGGTGCTATCCGGTTACGTGGATGGGATCATGGCCCGCGTCTTCGCACACGAGCACGTACTCGAATTGGCGCGCCACGCCAGCGTGCCGGTGATCAACGGGCTGAGCGATTACAACCACCCCTGCCAGGCCATGGCCGACGTACTCACCATACTCGAACATTTCGGATCGCTCGAGGGGATCAACATGACCTACGTCGGTGACGGCAACAACGTGGCCGTCTCCTTGATCTTCGCCTGCGCATTGTTGGACATGAATTTCACCATCGCCTCACCGCAAGGGTATTCCCTTCCGGAAAGCGTTTTTTCCGAGGCGAGATCACTGGCGGGTAACTCCAAACTCGAGTTCCGCGCACTCGAAGACCCACACGAAGCCGTAATAGGCGCTCAGGTGATCTACACGGATACCTGGGTCAGTATGGGGCAAGAGGAGGAAACGAAAAAACGCCAAGAAGCTTTCCCGCCCTACCAGGTCAACCAACAACTCGTCGCCGAAGCCGATCCGCAGGCCATCGTGCTGCACTGTTTGCCCGCCCACCGCGGCCAGGAGATCACCGATGAGGTGATGGACGGCGAGCAATCACGCATTTTTCAACAAGCCGAAAACCGCATGCACGCCCAGAAAGCCATCCTGGTCGAACTACTTCGCTGATTGCAGCAATTTGGTGAGTAATGATGAAATCGAACAACCGGATCTCGACCTTACGAATAAAATCCCATACACTTTTGGTGCGCTCATGAATCGACGTGCCAAAATCGTCGCCACCATTGGACCCGTTTCGATCGGTGTGGAATGCCTCAAACATCTCGCCGAAGCCGGCATGGACGTCGCCCGCTTGAATTTTTCCCACGGCGATCACGAGTTCCACGCCGAAACCATCCGCCAACTGCGCCAGGTAAGCGAGGAGACGGGCAAGGCCATCGCCATCCTGCAGGACTTGAGCGGTCCGAAGCTGCGTACGGGCAAACTCGAAAATGACGAACCCGTACGGCTCGAAGCGGGAAATAAACTCACCTTGACGACGCATCCTGTCATTGGAACAAAAGATCGGATTTTCGTCGACTACGCTGCCCTGCCCGCCGATGTTAAACCCGGAGATCACATCCTGCTCGACGACGGCAGTATCGAGTTGTCCGTGCTAAAAACGACGGAAAACGAAGTGCAAACGGAGATCGTCAACGGTGGAATTCTTGGCAACCACAAGGGTATAAATCTTCCGGGTGTCGTCTTGTCGGCACCGGCGCTGTCAAAACAGGACCTCGACGATCTGGCTTTCGGCATCGATCAAGGGGTCGATGCGGTGGCGCTTTCCTTCGTGCGCCGCGCCGAAGATATACATACGCTGCGCGGCGCCATTGCTGCGTGCTGCGCCGAGCGTCAGGATTTGCCCATCATCGCCAAGTTGGAACGCCCTGAGGCGGTCGCACGCCTCGATCCCATCCTCGAAGCCACCGACGGCGTAATGGTGGCGCGCGGCGATCTGGGGGTGGAAGTTGCGCCGGAGCGCGTACCCTCGATTCAAAAAGAAATCATCCAACGCGCCAACGAAGAACACCGTATCGTGATCACTGCCACGCAGATGCTGGAATCGATGATGGAGAATCCCCATCCCACGCGTGCCGAAGCCTCGGATGTAGCCAATGCGGTTTTCGACGGAAGCGACGCCCTGATGCTCTCCGGGGAAACCGCGGTGGGCAAATACCCCATCAAAGCCGTCGAGACCATGGCGCGCATTATTCTCGACGCGGAAGCGCACATGTCCAAATGGGGACAAGACTTCTACAACAGCACGCTGGAAACCGACGACGACGCCGTCGCCACAACGCATGCAGCGCGCATGTTGGCGCACGACCGCGACGTGGCCGCCATCGCCGTTTTCACCCGTTCGGGCCGCACGGCGAAATTGATGTCCAGCGTGCGGCCGCGCGTGCCCATCTGGGCTTTCACCCCCGATTCGACGACCTATCAGCGTATGGCACTGTTATGGGGCGTGCAACCGTTCCTCATGCCCATGGCAAATTCGGTGGAAGAAATGATCGAGCACGTGCGCACATCCAGCCTGGCTTCAGGGTTAACCAAACCGGGTGATCAAGTCGTCCTGGTAGCTAGTTTTCCGATTGGCGCGATGGGCATCCCGAATTTCACACTGCTGCATCGGGTGGAATAGCAGAGAAGTCGAACCGCTGCGACGCAGTTGCATACTACGTAGTTTTCGCCACGCTCGCCGCGCGACAGTCGACGCTAATTCATAGATAGAGAAGTGGTGCATATTGGGGAAAGGAAACGGACGGGGTTAGATCTTCTTGACGCTGTCACCGACCCGAATTTCTCCAACCCGGATCACTTTTGCACAAATGCCACGTAAATGCAGCTCCTTGCCTGCTATTGAGTTAACAAACTTCGTTGCATCCGTACCAAATCGTTGCGCAAATTTTTTACAGCCGGTGTGGG harbors:
- a CDS encoding GNAT family N-acetyltransferase, which gives rise to MKLDRSYSFHEGASQEEVDLLWQGIIEYNKTSGPMLEYPPYEPYRIVLKDGQDQVVAGILTKIYLRCMAVELLWIDKELRNQGIGSELLHRVESHARELGCTFIHLDTFSFQAIEFYRKHGFSVFGLIDDYPGNVARYYLKKEL
- the pyk gene encoding pyruvate kinase gives rise to the protein MSNDEIEQPDLDLTNKIPYTFGALMNRRAKIVATIGPVSIGVECLKHLAEAGMDVARLNFSHGDHEFHAETIRQLRQVSEETGKAIAILQDLSGPKLRTGKLENDEPVRLEAGNKLTLTTHPVIGTKDRIFVDYAALPADVKPGDHILLDDGSIELSVLKTTENEVQTEIVNGGILGNHKGINLPGVVLSAPALSKQDLDDLAFGIDQGVDAVALSFVRRAEDIHTLRGAIAACCAERQDLPIIAKLERPEAVARLDPILEATDGVMVARGDLGVEVAPERVPSIQKEIIQRANEEHRIVITATQMLESMMENPHPTRAEASDVANAVFDGSDALMLSGETAVGKYPIKAVETMARIILDAEAHMSKWGQDFYNSTLETDDDAVATTHAARMLAHDRDVAAIAVFTRSGRTAKLMSSVRPRVPIWAFTPDSTTYQRMALLWGVQPFLMPMANSVEEMIEHVRTSSLASGLTKPGDQVVLVASFPIGAMGIPNFTLLHRVE
- the argF gene encoding ornithine carbamoyltransferase is translated as MNNFLAISDCTSEELKRLLDLAVRLKKERRDGGNKPVLAGKNLAMVFQKPSLRTRVSFEMGMRHLGGDALYLSPDEIGLGKREAIRDVSRVLSGYVDGIMARVFAHEHVLELARHASVPVINGLSDYNHPCQAMADVLTILEHFGSLEGINMTYVGDGNNVAVSLIFACALLDMNFTIASPQGYSLPESVFSEARSLAGNSKLEFRALEDPHEAVIGAQVIYTDTWVSMGQEEETKKRQEAFPPYQVNQQLVAEADPQAIVLHCLPAHRGQEITDEVMDGEQSRIFQQAENRMHAQKAILVELLR